The Notolabrus celidotus isolate fNotCel1 chromosome 16, fNotCel1.pri, whole genome shotgun sequence genomic sequence GACCATAATGCAGGGCCTGAGCTGCAGAGGACCGGGAGGTGTGTTTGAGTAATCATCGAGACTTAATATATGTCACTGATTATTATTTATAGCACTTCTGTAAGTCATGATGTTGACCAGCTGACTAACTGAGCTGCTGTAGGAAAGAAATACTGTACAGAGGATTTCTTTCTGCTTGGGATCTAAAATGAGGTCACGATGAATGACATCATCGGAAAAACATTGTCAAAGTAACTGGTTCTATCGAATGCATTTGTTAGATGGTGATTAGTTAGTTTTACACACATATTAGACTTGTGGTGGCACATTTTATAAGCTGAACACTGCTGTGTGTTTCAGTAGACACCTGCATACTGTACTCTATGAACCTCAGCTGCTGACATTTATGATAACTCCTGCTGAATCTCTGGAGCCCAGGCCACACAGCAAggaaaatgtgttcatttgaaACCTCagccagacacaaacacacacacgctcacgctcacactcacactcacactcacactcacactcacacacacactcacactgacacacacacacacacacacacacacacacacacacacacacactcacactcacactcacactcacactcacactcacacacacacatacacatacacatacacattctCTGGATGAATACACATCAGTTGGGAGGCACTGTATTATTTACACATTCACTCTCCTTTCAAAATGCTACTATAAAAGGTTCATGCTACAAGAGAGCGACTGAGGGACAGAGAGGTGCAAGGAAGTGCAAGAGCTACATATAGATACAGGGGCTGTAAAGAAAAGACAGCAGGCTGGCTATAGAGGTTATTCCTGAGGCAATATATAATGGAGTAAAGACTTACAGCAGAGCAGTTTGACAGGTgtcagagagagatgaggaatTACTAGGTGAGAAATTGAATCCCTCAAAGGCAGAGtacaaaaaagcagaaatagaaAGGAGTGTGTGGGCAGAGAGTTCTTCTGTACAGTACATGCAAAAAAGACTAAGTCTGCCTTTGTTAGAGGATGTTTTTCCCTCAACTTGACATCCACATTTTTGGGGTTTGATTTTCTAAACATTCATCAATAAAAGAACAACAGGAATAGTTGCCTCGCAACACTTAAATAAAGGCACTGACTtgaaaattcaaacatttaaataagcCTCCCGTCTCTCCCAGCATATTTGGAGGTCTGATCCTGGACATCAAGCGGAAGCTGCCGTTCTACTGGAGCGACATCAGGGACTCGTTCAGCCTGCAGTGTCTCGCCTCCGTTCTGTTCCTCTACTGCGCCTGCATGTCCCCCGTCATCACATTTGGAGGTCTGCTCGGAGAAGCAACAAAGAACAACATAGTGAGTCCGATCATTGGATTTATGGAATGAAACCCCCAACTCTGTTTGTCTGAGTGCTGTGCAAATGTTTTGTGTTGCAGCAAGAACGCTCTCTTAATCCCCGATGTCAAACATACAGCCTTGTTTACATACATGCCTAAAGTACGCATAAATATGCATGAAGTATTTTGAAGTGAAACACTGTGTGTAAACAAAAGTCCCTAATCTTTCACCATCTTATCTGTGCtattaaacacacatttggGTGACTGTCTTTCCATGTGAGGTCTCTGTTTACTGTCCTCAATGGGATATGATTTCCCAGCCTCCGGTACACTAATCTGTTATCACCCTGAAAGCTATTCTATAAAGTGTCTCTGTCTTCTTATCACctaactctcactctctctctggcttCATCTCTTCTGATGTCTTTACCAGGACAGGGACTGTTGGCATAGGCACAATctgtgtgctggtgtgtgtgtgtgtgatgcgtCTTAGTAAACTTAGCAGACGTGGGCTGATCAGAGATATGACTTTGGACAAGTCGGCAGGGTGGAAACAATCAACCATCTTGCCTCTCAGACACAGCCGAGGATGTTGATTTAATCAAACCTGGTCGGGGTCGGGTCTCCTCTTCACCtgtctcttttctccttcagactttccctctctctcctccttggtGTGTTTTGACCTCCTCAAACAGTCCTCCCTCATTCCCTCACTCCTTCCCttttctctgtgtctgcagagtgcAATAGAGTCTCTGTTTGGGGCCTCAATGACAGGAGTGGCGTACTCCGTCTTTGCAGGCCAGCCTCTCACAATTCTTGGCAGCACAGGTCCTGTGTTAGTGTTCGAGAAGATCCTTTTCAAGTTCTGCAGGTATGTTCATGCAAGTCAATATTAGTCACATAATTGATCAAACtaaatcatcaacattttatctcaggtttaaaatatttttcttttgattttaaaaaccaaATGATTGTTTGTGCGTAATGATCCTCATCCTTGTCTGTCTTCTCCAGTGACTACGGCCTGGCTTACCTGCCGCTGCGTACCAGCATCGGTCTGTGGACGGCCTTTCTATGTGTGATCTTGGTGGCCACAGATGCCAGCTCCCTGGTCTGCTACATCACCCGGTTCACAGAGGAGGCCTTCGCTGCACTCATCTGCATCATCTTCATCTACGAGGCTCTGGAGAAGCTCTTTCACCTCGGGGAACACTTCCCTGTCAACATGCACAACGACTTGGACAACCTTACGCTATATTCGTGAGTTTTCGAATGTATCTTTTAGATAAGCATGGTCACATTTTTGTTCCTACAATTTTAAAGATATCTAGTGTCACTTGTATTAAAGTGTGCAGTCTCTTTTTCACATATGTACTCCTGAAAAAATGGTTGTGAGACTCAGGAGGCAgaacatgacatcaaaagcatgCTGTGGCAACCACAGTGtaatgttaaagctagggttgataGTCACTGACAACTAGCATGGATTTGAATTTAGCATTTCCTCGGGGCTGCTGTTCTTGTATTGGAATTGCTCCTCCTTCTTCAAActtgtgtgtttacattcatcATGTTACATGTCGCTCTTACTGGCTTGCAGTCACATGATACAAACATCACCCTCCCCTCTTGCTAGCTGTGCATTTTTCTGAATGCTCACATGAATTTTACTAGGAGTCCAAAAGGGAAAATCCTTGGGAAAGTTGTGGTGAAAATTATGTCTGATTGCGTCCCCACGTGCTGCCTACAAAAGTTTCAGGAAGGTTTTAGCAGAtcatgcatgtgtgaatacactTATGTGATCTCTTATTTCCAGTGAGTggaagctcttattttgaaaggtaaaAACACTTTGCTGCTGTTGCACATGAAGATTACACCCACCATTAAGTCCTGCTCTGATGTTACGATATGTTATAAGAGCATAGATATCCCAAAATGTTGAATCCATGCACACACCGTTCAACTAGATTGATGCTTTAAATGCATCCAAACACGTTCCCTCTTCTACACTCTCTCCAGGTTAGGGTGTCATTCTGAGTGCCAAAGCATTCCATGAAATAGTATATTATGCACTTTATATAATATCCCATTAAAACACACTGCTCATATTGCTGAAAACTGTTGTTGTGAAGCTTTGAGTAGTCCCAGTACGTCCTCCTCAGAGCTGGAAAGAAAATAGCCTTTGGAAAATAACAAATTTAGAAACAAGTGATGCGAGGAGAATTACTTCAGCCTGTGTTTTCCATTAACCTTACAATGAACCCACCTTGTTTGcttactttcttcttcttttttaagtattcatgctttatttattattatttgttccCCTGTCCACAGGTGTCATTGCTCTCCACCAGTCAATGCCTCAGAAGAGCTGGTACAGGTGTGGAACAAGACAGGATATACCCCTGACTCAGTTCCATGGAGCAGCCTCAATGTTTCAGTAAGACTAACACATAATGatacaggaaaacaaacatcagacatTCTTACACTCACATgtaattagggatgggtaccgaattcggtacttttataggtaccgaccgaattccgtcggtactaccgaggaccgattcacgtaaaatcaaacggtaccatgtttcggtacctgaacgcatcattgtgactgtgagggagttgaAGAATAGGTGATTTTTCCAGACTttcaccctgtaataaagtcagagactgatcgggtggacgactctgctctctgctctctgcatctgtgtgagagcgcgccaaacggagcatgcagctgacgggcgcgcgcacacAGCGCGAGGCAGAGCTGAGGGAAGATtacgtttattttatacagtctatggttgagacggacccTCTGGCTCCGACTACcagccctgtttataaccgttcctgtgtgcgtgaatgcccaacaagtaagttgtgtgtcctgttattataaagagacggagaactgacttttccccgTCCGcgggcattcacgtgtgttaattgataaactcccgaaagagcaattagacgccacgagcacgtgtcagcttatatatctaatcacctatataatcctgtttctgttcatttcatgttaaattaaataaataggttaaattaaacaaatttgagatgttattttcttaaaattaagatttattaccacataaacacacacaaaagtaccgaaaattagtaccgttgagtaccggtaccgattcccaggtaccgggtatcggttcaaatgtgaaaggtacccatccgtACATGTAATCCCTTTGTCATGCAAGGTTTAACACAGGCTGCAAAATACACACTAGTATTATAACATAAACTACTATAAAATCCTATCACAATCTGAATGACCGTATACGTCTTTGCCTCTAGATGTGCAATATGCTGAAAGGCGACTTTATGGGTGAGGCATGCGGCCATCATGGGCCCTACATCCCGGATGTCCTcttctggtccatcatcctcttcttcaccACCTTCTTCCTGTCCTCTTTCCTTAAGCAGTTCAAGACGGAGAGATATTTCCCCACCAAGGTGAGATGCTACAAACAGAAATGCTTTACATCAGCATTTATATCTCATTGCACTATGCAAATGTTTACATTGTGTCCGTCATTAGTATGCAGCAGCAGTCTCATGTACAGAAGAACAAATCTTCTTTCAACCTCCCACACAGTACCAGCTTGTCTGTTTTCACTTGGTGTTCTGTGTAGGCAGGTGCTGGTATTGcctgtattattatcattgtgtTACTGTTGACTCAAATGTAATAATTTCTGCTGTGTATCTCAACAGGGACCTGAAATAAAATGACTGTGTACTTGAGTGAATCTAGAAATAGCAACGATGCTAATCTACAGTTCTTGAATAAACCGATACATATAACAGTAAtgcttttgtgtgtgcgtgtgcgtgtgtgttttgtagGTGAGATCCACCATCAGTGACTTTGCTGTGTTCATAACCATCATGATTATGGTGGGAGTGGATTATCTAATGGGGATCCCCTCTCCTAAACTTGATGTCCCCGACCGCTTTGAGGTAGGTGTCCATTCAGCTGCTTGTGCCTTTCAGTTCAGATGTCAAAGATGATCATCTGTTTGTCCACACCTTCTTCGCTGATTTGATGCCATACATTGTAAACGTAGCCCATCTCTGCCTTTTCCTTCAGCCAACCTCAAAGAACCGCGGCTGGCTGATAGGTCCATTAGGAAGCAACCCCTGGTGGACGCTGCTGGTGGCAGCACTTCCTGCTCTGCTATGCACCATCCTCATCTTTATGGACCAGCAGATCACTGCAGTCATCATCAACCGCAAGGAGCACAAGCTGAAGGTCAGCACAGACTTTTGGTGATGCAGTATGGAGCTACTCTTTATTTTCCAAGGTTTTCAAAGTGAAATAACTTGGATGCCATCTCTAGTTTCTTTATCTTCTATATTATCCAGCAGTGCAAAGATTTGTGGGTGACAAAGATCCATAAACTCACAACTACTGCTGAGTAAGAATGGAGCTCTTTGAAATTAGTCTTATTAGTTCAGTTCTTGCATTTAAACCTTTGATTTCAAATTTTGTGATTTGACCTgtcttaacatttttattatagtTAGACAGTTCTTCTTAATAGaccagtgtgtgtttctttttacctTTACATGTTTCAACAAACTTCATGCAGTCATGTGATGTTGCAGTGATTGGTCTGTAAGCTGATTTATAGAGACTTGGTCGACCGACCTGAAACAGCAGGACGACCACGCCCCCTATTGTCCGACAGATaggcaaacaacaacaacaaaggaaagacagaagttaAGATCAAGGACAACAATAAGGacagtcaaaagaaaaaaacaccaaaaccagAAATCTAGGAATGGTCACTCTTCCATATATCACAGAACGCATCCAAAGAGCCATGAAAAAGCACTGCATAAGCACTCCTGTAAAGCCACACATCAAACTGAGACAGTTAATGGTTCATCCAAAGGACCAGATTGACCCTTAGAGAAAGAGTGACGTCATTTATGATATTCGGTGCCTTTACTTTtgaattttttgtattttattttattcaaccaagagaaaaccacattgagattaaaaatctctctctcaagtgtgtcctggccaagatcagcagcagcacattccagaaaagctacagacaaacaacacataatTCTAAATCATTACAACACATCAtgggtttcagaacaaaagtcatcaatcaaagcatctacaaactgaagcatcttcctcaagagccttcagtctgcttttaaacaaattgaaagagacaagctcactgAAACCCATGCTCTCCTGCAACatgttccaggctgcaggagcagcatatctaaaactctttttacccatttcaagatgcactctggggactgaaagcaaaagcaagttttgtgactgggtcacagagcggagactgtagcttccagtattttttaaatgaataaaatcacataaatatGAGGGAAGGAAGTTAAGAATCGCcttataaacaaggacatgccAGTGATGTAGCCTACGGGTAGACAATGCAGTCCAGCCAACTCGAGCATACAGGGAGCAGTGATGGgttagagatttaaaacctgTAATGAGCCTCAGAGCTCCATGAAAAACAATGCCCAGAGAGTGAAGGCAATGAGTGGATGCATGCATATAtaaaacatcaccataatcaatcaAAGGCATGAAGGTAGCATCAACAAGCTTTTTCTTTGCGGCAAAAGAAAACATGGCTTGTTTCTGAAAAAGAAACCCAACCTCATCTTCAACTTCTTAACAAGCTGTTGATTGTGAAGCTTAAAGGACAGTGAATCATCAATTATGAATCCCAGGTATTTATAAGAATTACTGCAACAAAACATGCATCAGCGaaactggcaggaaaaagtgaACACAGAGAagagtgtgagaaaaaaacatctgaagcGCACAGACGTACAATAAGGAAAAAAGCGGACCAAGACAATTTGAAATTGGCGATCTCAGACCACTGCAAGAGATGAAATCACATCATGGACTGGGAAAAGGCTGAGGTCATCCACTAAGAGCGCGACAGATACCAGTGTTCGAAAAGGGAGACTGTAGAGATCAGGAAGCAAGCCCAGAGGAGAGTAAACGGGACAATACATGCTGCCACACATGGGACACTGTCTTAAGACTGTCGGACAACAGGGGGCTTCTATAAATTAGCTGACAGACAAGTCACAATAACACCACAAGCCTTTTCTGAGGAATACTGCAAGAAGTCTGTAGTCCaaacatgtcaaggtaaaaaagaaaagacgcTAGTCTAGTAACAATAACTCTTGCTTGTCTCATGCATCCACAGAAAGGCTGTGGCTATCACCTGGACCTTCTGGTAGTGGCAATAATGCTGGGTGTGTGCTCCATCATGGGCCTGCCGTGGTTCGTGGCAGCAACCGTCCTCTCCATCTCCCACGTCAACAGCCTGAAAGTGGAGTCCGGCTGCTCCGCTCCCGGAGAACAGCCCAAGTTTCTCGGCATCCGGGAACAGCGGGTCACTGGATTCATGATCTTTGTCCTGATGGGTTGTTCTGTTTTCATGACCTCAGCGCTCAAGGTGAGGCACGAAAAAAACACTTGAGCAACACATCCTCTGTGGCGTCACGTTTTAAGCACCCTCCGTTAATCTAGTTACTAACGTGAACTCAAGtgttgtttgaaaatgtttttcggCACTGTTTTCTTGATGTGACCCGGTACAGTAAACACAAACCTTCCTCCCTCTGTGAGTTGAATATTTTATACTGTTGTTTCACTGTCACTCCATTTCTGCACCTTACAGTTCATTCCTATGCCGGTCCTGTACGGAGTCTTTCTCTACATGGGTGTCTCTTCCCTCAAAGGCATTCAAGTAagactctctctgctgctctttgaAGATAATATCCCCTTTATTCTGAACAGAAACCTCCGTCATGAACTGTTACTGAAGATAAATTTGCTTCTTCTAGTTCCAAACCTTTGATCGTAATTCAGAATCCTTAGGGGCTTTTGTTAAATGTATTCCGCCTCCTGAATAATGGATTGATTCCGTCCCCCCACAACCACCCGTCACCCCTCGTCTCTCCAGCCTCACTGagctactttttttcccccctcattTTCCTCTGCAGTTCTTTGACAGGCTCAAGCTGTTCGGCATGCCCTCCAAGCACCAGCCGGACTTGATCTACCTGCGCTACGTGCCCCTGTGGAAGGTCCACATGTTCACCCTGGTGCAGCTCACCTGTTTGGTTCTGCTTTGGGTCATCAAGGCCTCTGCAGCCGCTGTCGTGTTCCCAATGATGGTAATGACGCAGACCTGAAGGACTGTAGTACATTGTGACACTTACAGGATATGTCCAAGACAAACATTCAGGATCTCTATGTCCTGCTGTTATCAGATAAGAGATGAGTAAAGTTATGTGGGATTAAGCACAAGCATTCAGTTGTCTTGGTGTTACAaacatttgtctttttattacAATGTCTTCATGTATTTTGTGATGTTAGTTAATTCTTTGAGTGTCTCCAGGTTCTGGCGCTGGTTTTCATCCGGAAGCTTCTGGACTTTTTCttcacaaagagagagctgagctggCTAGATGATTTGATGCCAGagagcaagaagaagaaagaggacgACAAGAAAAAGAAGGCACAGGAAAAGCTGGTAAAGGTCATTTGAcggattttgtttttgttttgttttgtattgactGTTATTGAAGTATACCTttaagaaaatatcagcattaAAGGCaacatgaggagtttttcaacagctgagaaacagactgcaaccaacactgatgcctctttatgaccttcaaaagcaaacaaaaccataaacaacaacactgatatctTCTCTGCTGTCATTTTATTGCCCAAAAccactctgagggggtaggtgtcagaccacatgattgacatttggctttagaaacatcgattttcagctgttttcatggcaaataatcacattgagtgataaatctggctgttcaAAGAAAACAATACTTTTGTATGTACAGAAgaaagataagaggtatcaatttctccacaatggggcgccaaatttgatataaatcaaaagttcctcacagctgctttaaGGATGGATAGGCTgttctttgagtttttgtgcTGTCATGACCAGTGTTTCCAAAATGGTACAAATaattgaatacatttaaataattagttagataaatacatgaaattaattaataaataaaatagaattaaattaaataaaatgaaataagtacATGAATATggtataaaattaaataaattagtaaatttaaataattaattatttattaaatacataaaataaacaaatacatgaaatgaatgaataaataaattcaaattaaattaaatgaaataagtacaagaaaatgttataaaattaaataaaattattaaagaaataaaacacaataaataaatgaaaatattataaaataaaataaatgaatgaacaaatgaataaataagtaaataaataaaactttgccctcaaacttaaaaacaacacaggaaCTTTTCGATTTTTTGCACAAACTCAGATTTCAGGTCAGCGCTGCAGAAGCCTGCAAGGGCTGAGTGAAGCTGCATGAACAGCTGTGATTAAGCCAGAGATGTTTGTGTTCTGGATAATTAACCGTTATAAGGACCATGTAAGCAGTGCTgtgggaaagagagaaagctcaacttttaaagaatgttttctaaaaataaatatcacCAAGTCCCCACACGAGACCCATAACTCACAATTTGATCAAATCTAATAAATCACAACATGAGGGAATGACATTTGATCCATACGGCTCTCTTGAGATGAATGCTTGTAATCCTCTTTCTACTGCAGGAACAGCAATCCAGACTAAAGGAGGAAGGGCTGGAACTTGAGGTCAGCTATGAAAGCAGGAACCTGCTCAACATCCCGGTGAAAACACTCTCAGGGAGGTGAGTTTAGCACACTACGATACACACTGACTCTCATATATGTATTAAAAGCCTCTTTTTATTGTAAATAATGTTTGAGGCAccaagtgttttctgtttgaagttatacagtgtgtgtttgagggagcAAAATACACATTCATGATGGTTTAACAGGTTTTATGAACGCTGCTCAGAGTATACCTAAATGACACAGTAGATAACAAACGAGAGTTATGTACAGTGAACTCAGAGTGGATGTCCTGACAGTGGCAGTCAGCTGTGTGTTATTATGTCCGTCTCGAACAGATCATACAGAATAGGACTAGTGACCCAGAGCCTCCCAATGGAAAAAGAGGTAGCAGGGCTGTGTGTCTGATGCAACACATCTGACCCACATGGCTGCGCTCTAACCTCACTGATACTCTGACAGTTAGCGCATGGCTTAAAACTGTCACACCTCAGCCACCTAAAAAACAGAAGCACCGGCTTTACGACACGCTGCTTTGTGTGCTGTTGGGTTTGATTTTGAGGGTCTGTGATAAAACACTCATCCTTTTATCTTCGTCTAACTAACTCATGAAGAATAACTCCCACATCTAACACGCATAGCCCACATTTCTTCTACATTataacacagaacagactgtaTGTGGCCTGTCTGTTTGGCCCCTCTGTGCCGTATGTTTACTTTCatctctgcatgtttgtgtctgcttgTTCGGACCGTTCTGCACTCTCTCTGATTTGACGTCTAgttgctgtttttctctttctgtgtgtgtgtctgtgtgtgtatgtgtgtgtgtgtgtgtgtgtgtgtgtgtgtgtgtttgtggcgtGTCTTCGCATGGTTTTGTAGTTCTGAGTCTGACCCCTCGGTTGTAAATATCTCTGATGAAATGGCCAAAACCGCAGTGTGGAAAGCGGTGAACTCATGTGCCCAACCCGAGAAACGTAGCAGAAGGTAGCTATGCCATCTCCCTCAGAGCTCTTCTGGAGTCCCTCCCCAAAAATCTGCCTCTATTAAAGGTCACATATTAAGCAAAATCGACTTtgtaatggttctctacctgaaatatgtttccctggcatgtctacaaaccccccgaaaatgaaaaaaatccattctgcccctgttctgatttctccacctttctgtaaatgtgtgctgagacgagccgtttcagttttcagtgtttttcatacctcacaacgacatccggtctgtaacggaagtcagagctcggagcttgtttagaccatagactgtataaaatacaactcaacccctcctccgtttttcattacctgcacaaatgtgtgctaacaaggagcttaggagggaggcatgctagttgtaggctgtcttaataaacacaaaggtcggttttactccccacgtctgcagatttgaagatctagtggatgatttctatttttcatggaaaagtgctagcgctagttagcatagccacatagctacaagtcgtagctgtagctgtgtaccaagacacacgtcgacatactgacaaataaagcaacaagaaacacgaaatctgtgaccaatcattcagaaaggtcctgctgcaggcgcctcttggtcaggatcagattctggattaaattcagagggttgaagtaacgcgggtctgtgagcagccgtgtatattcagccaacatgtaaacattagatcaacatgctggagagctgaggccacatccacttcctgagggggcgaggtcagagagctcattctcatttaaaggcacagacacagaaaacagcctgttctgagcagggctgaagaagaggggtttacaggcatgccaaaatctgatttcaaagtgtttctttgagcataaactttaaagacatgttttggggaccttttAGACAAATATATTGtcatgaaaaagagcataatatgtcacctttaactcagGGAATAAATGTTGACTCTTTTTAATCAATGATATTTCTCAGTTTTGGTGCTCTGACTCTTTAGAATATGTGGCCTTGTGGGTTAGATACATCATTTAGCTCCTTACAAAGAATGCCAACAAGGATACTTGAAAACAGTTTGACTTCATGGAGAcatatggggaaaaaaaaaggttaaaaatctGAGCTAGTATTTTCACAATCAAGGGCTGCATATTCTAACACGGTCCTCTCAACGACAGGGTGCACACAGGTGGAGAAGTGTTGTTCTTATCGAGCACATCACTCCTCCACCTGACAAAATCCCACACCTGCTGCAGTTCCCCTCCACCCCCCCGTGCGTTCTCATAACTTTGCACAAACCCTCACTCTGCTACCTCTCGTCTTTGTCCTCTGCATGAAGCAGCCAGGAGAAGGTGGCGTGCGTTAGAGTGGACATCAGCCCGGACACACCAGGAGGAGGCTCTGCCGCCGAGGCCTTCCTGTgagcccccccaccccaccccacccccatCTCCTGACACCTCCTCCCTACACTACACTCTACCCCCGCTGACAGGTCGTCATCTTGGTGGTAAAGTGGGGGTGTTTAACTGCTGCAGCGTGCTCTGCTTCAGGGGCAGCAGGCGAGCCCCCCCCACACACT encodes the following:
- the LOC117827716 gene encoding electroneutral sodium bicarbonate exchanger 1-like isoform X11 codes for the protein MLDMRANSIEEIADMVIDSMVASGQLKEELRYKVREAMLKKHHHQNERKLSNRIPLVRSIADIGKKHSDPLLLERNGQMASPNSVPNNLGGNKPVERRPSKVGVDMNFMKKIPPGAEASNVLVGEVDFLKKPIIAFVRLSPAVLITGLTEVPVPTRFLFLLLGPHGKRSQYHEIGRSIATLLTDEIFQDVAYKAKDRTDLLSGIDEFLDQVTVLPPGEWDPTIRIEPPKNVPSQLKRKRPSQPNGTASPAGELEQEEDHNAGPELQRTGSIFGGLILDIKRKLPFYWSDIRDSFSLQCLASVLFLYCACMSPVITFGGLLGEATKNNISAIESLFGASMTGVAYSVFAGQPLTILGSTGPVLVFEKILFKFCSDYGLAYLPLRTSIGLWTAFLCVILVATDASSLVCYITRFTEEAFAALICIIFIYEALEKLFHLGEHFPVNMHNDLDNLTLYSCHCSPPVNASEELVQVWNKTGYTPDSVPWSSLNVSMCNMLKGDFMGEACGHHGPYIPDVLFWSIILFFTTFFLSSFLKQFKTERYFPTKVRSTISDFAVFITIMIMVGVDYLMGIPSPKLDVPDRFEPTSKNRGWLIGPLGSNPWWTLLVAALPALLCTILIFMDQQITAVIINRKEHKLKKGCGYHLDLLVVAIMLGVCSIMGLPWFVAATVLSISHVNSLKVESGCSAPGEQPKFLGIREQRVTGFMIFVLMGCSVFMTSALKFIPMPVLYGVFLYMGVSSLKGIQFFDRLKLFGMPSKHQPDLIYLRYVPLWKVHMFTLVQLTCLVLLWVIKASAAAVVFPMMVLALVFIRKLLDFFFTKRELSWLDDLMPESKKKKEDDKKKKAQEKLEQQSRLKEEGLELEVSYESRNLLNIPVKTLSGSSQEKVACVRVDISPDTPGGGSAAEAFL
- the LOC117827716 gene encoding sodium bicarbonate cotransporter 3-like isoform X2, which encodes MDEPLEQMNPLLRTGLDEEALVDHGQTRFTTHTNYETEDLESHRAVYVGVHVPLGRESRHRHRHRGHKHHRKKKEKDCEEGKDDGTESSYDYTPSQRVQFILGTVDDDLEHVPHDLFTELDELSFRDGSTTEWRETARWLKFEEDVEDGGERWSKPYVATLSLHSLFELRSFILNGTVMLDMRANSIEEIADMVIDSMVASGQLKEELRYKVREAMLKKHHHQNERKLSNRIPLVRSIADIGKKHSDPLLLERNGQMASPNSVPNNLGGNKPVERRPSKVGVDMNFMKKIPPGAEASNVLVGEVDFLKKPIIAFVRLSPAVLITGLTEVPVPTRFLFLLLGPHGKRSQYHEIGRSIATLLTDEIFQDVAYKAKDRTDLLSGIDEFLDQVTVLPPGEWDPTIRIEPPKNVPSQLKRKRPSQPNGTASPAGELEQEEDHNAGPELQRTGSIFGGLILDIKRKLPFYWSDIRDSFSLQCLASVLFLYCACMSPVITFGGLLGEATKNNISAIESLFGASMTGVAYSVFAGQPLTILGSTGPVLVFEKILFKFCSDYGLAYLPLRTSIGLWTAFLCVILVATDASSLVCYITRFTEEAFAALICIIFIYEALEKLFHLGEHFPVNMHNDLDNLTLYSCHCSPPVNASEELVQVWNKTGYTPDSVPWSSLNVSMCNMLKGDFMGEACGHHGPYIPDVLFWSIILFFTTFFLSSFLKQFKTERYFPTKVRSTISDFAVFITIMIMVGVDYLMGIPSPKLDVPDRFEPTSKNRGWLIGPLGSNPWWTLLVAALPALLCTILIFMDQQITAVIINRKEHKLKKGCGYHLDLLVVAIMLGVCSIMGLPWFVAATVLSISHVNSLKVESGCSAPGEQPKFLGIREQRVTGFMIFVLMGCSVFMTSALKFIPMPVLYGVFLYMGVSSLKGIQFFDRLKLFGMPSKHQPDLIYLRYVPLWKVHMFTLVQLTCLVLLWVIKASAAAVVFPMMVLALVFIRKLLDFFFTKRELSWLDDLMPESKKKKEDDKKKKAQEKLVKEQQSRLKEEGLELEVSYESRNLLNIPVKTLSGSSESDPSVVNISDEMAKTAVWKAVNSCAQPEKRSRSQEKVACVRVDISPDTPGGGSAAEAFL